ACGGACCAAATAATAGCGTTCTTTCACGAACGTCCTCACCTCAAAGACTTTTGTGTTTTCTTAGTGGACATTATATCGGAAAAGACTTATAAAATGCAATAACTTTATATGTATACTCTGAGGTCGGGGAGTTCGGTGCAGCAAAACCCCCGGATTCCCGGGGGCAGCAGACAATCGTATGTACACTAACTGTATGGAATCGTCGTCCCGCAATAGTCACAGATTTTATCCTGCCCAGGAAGTACTCTACTCTTAGCACCGCAACTCGAACAAACGATGGATTTCGGCAGTTGGACAGGTGGCTTAGGCCTATTCTCCGGTAATGACTGCCGCCCAGATGATGGCTGGTTCTCTGATGCCGCGGAGGGCTGTGCCCGGTCAGGATGCACAAGATTGGGCGGTTGTTTATCTAAGAGCTTAACACGTCCTTCATAATAGACAAGATCAGAAGCAAGTAACCCCCATCTCACCAAATACCGTAGGTCTCTACGTACATCATCTTCACTTTGTTTCGTGATATCAGCTAAATTACCAATATGTCTAACATCATCCACTATGATCAGCATGAGATACTTCTTGCACAGAAAATCAAAGTTTTCTGTTGCGAAGGTAGCCCTCCCTGCAAAGCTGTCCGCCGGAATTATAAAGATCAAGTAGAGGACCACCAGAATGATCAATAAAGTGAACCACTTAAAATCCCCTTTGTAGGTCCCCACGGCGAAGAGGACGGCAAGTTCCATAAAAGCTCCCATACATACATGATAGAGCAATTTGTAGTTAAATGATTTCCGCTCATTCTTATAATGAGTGCTTACAAAACGAAGCATCGCAAGTACAAACCCAAGCGGAGCAAACAAATAGGCAATCGCCATGATGATTCGATCAAACACTGTCCGGTCTCGCTTGTTACGGTAGCGAAGGTTATTCTCAGGAGCACGCACCAGTGCTTGTGCCCGTTTGGAATAAATAAGCTTCGGCGGCATTTTTACAAATGGATTGTCTACACGTCCTTCATAATAAACAATATCTGGAGAAAGTACTCCCTGATCTTTTAAATATTCCAAAACCTCGCGGACGTTCTCTTCACTGAATCCGCGAATATCGGATAGGCTGCCGATATGCCTTATGCCGTCCACAAGAACCAATGCGATATAGTCATTGCAAAGATAGGTGAATCCCTCTCTCCATCCTACGGCCCTAACCGACAATTTGATGGCAGGAATCCTAAACAATGCGTAGATAATCACCAGCCTGATCAAGAGTGCGACATAATCGATTTGACCGAGTAGCTTACTAATAATGAAATAGATCGCCAATTCTACAAAGGCACCCATACACGCATGATAAAACAGGTTAATATTGCTTGCTTTGCGCTGTCTCTTGGAATGTGTAGATAATAACCGAATGGCAGCCAATATAAAGCCAACCGGAGCAAATATATACGCAAACACAATAGTCGTATAATCAAACGCCGTCCGCTCATATTCATGCTTATACACGGGCTTTCCCGATGTCGGCGGCTGTCTGCGTATATCCAATCCACTCATTTTGTCTTTAATCCCCTTATTTATGTAATCCTATATGCGATGCAGCTAATCTGTTGGTTGACGGCATTAACTATACGATATCATTGTTCCACAATAATCACAGCTCTTGGACTGACTAGGCTGAACCGTGTTCTGTGCTCCGCAGCCCGGACAACGAATGGACTTAGGCAGTTGCGGCGAGGACTGAGGTTGAGTATGAACCTGCTGTCCCGAGGCTTGGGCTCCGAAGCCTGATGGCCTTCCAGGATGAACAAGATTAGGTGCTGTCATGGATGGATCTGGCGTCTGGCGCCCCTCCGAAAGGACAATATCAATATCTAGTAATCCTTTATTCTTTAGATACTGGACATCCCTCCGTACATCACTTTCGCTTATACCTATCCGTTCTGCTATACTGCCGACATATCGGATATTTTTATTTTGAATCAGCTCTATATAAGAAGTGTTAAGTTTAGAAAGTGTATATTTAGCTTTTGCTGTCACACTCGCAAGAATAAAAGCCGGAATCAAAAATATGACTGCAAGGAAAATCTGGATCGTTAATAATTCGGAAGTTCCAGTGTTTCCACTCATGGTATCCACAAACATTGCAATAGAGAGCTCAACAAATCCTCCGATAAATACATGCATGAGCAGATTTAGATTGGTGGGCCTCCGGTAATTTTTATAATGGGTCAGCATCAACCGTAACAATGCAAGGACGAGTCCAATGGGCATGAATAAATAAGCTGCCGCTAGAATGACATAATCAAACCCAGTCCGATCTAATTTAATCAGAGGAACCGC
This Paenibacillus sp. FSL R5-0345 DNA region includes the following protein-coding sequences:
- a CDS encoding DeoR family transcriptional regulator → MNRLNIQEPSPNPAGSAAVPLIKLDRTGFDYVILAAAYLFMPIGLVLALLRLMLTHYKNYRRPTNLNLLMHVFIGGFVELSIAMFVDTMSGNTGTSELLTIQIFLAVIFLIPAFILASVTAKAKYTLSKLNTSYIELIQNKNIRYVGSIAERIGISESDVRRDVQYLKNKGLLDIDIVLSEGRQTPDPSMTAPNLVHPGRPSGFGAQASGQQVHTQPQSSPQLPKSIRCPGCGAQNTVQPSQSKSCDYCGTMISYS